Proteins encoded in a region of the Acidobacteriota bacterium genome:
- a CDS encoding Gfo/Idh/MocA family oxidoreductase produces the protein MIPNKSRRTFLKTVAASTYVAGVSGLSLQANAAQEKTIQGFDDTDTTLRNDAVWRPVSERKIRVGIAGYGVCKFGAHFGFQDHPNVEVAAVTDLIPERCQGLAKACRCERTYPSLEEMVKDDSLEAIFVATDAPSHAQHCIDALEHGKHVCTAVPAVFGSLEEADRVFEAVKRSGLKYMMFETSAFHGECYAMRALYNAGEFGKMVYSEGEYYHYMATPIDSYKGWRVGLPPQFYPTHSNAYYTCVTGGSFTEVSCMGIPSAIPHLQKENNAFGNPFGTEIALMRTSEGGMARMAVSWDTPGNGGEMGRVRGEKGSMDGIAISPERKVAGLNLAKPPLPPSVDPGGHGGSHGYLMNEFVTAILQDRTPLVNVAWALNMSVAGVVSHQSALKDGELLKIPQYTV, from the coding sequence ATGATACCCAACAAATCTCGAAGAACTTTTCTCAAAACCGTGGCGGCATCCACATACGTGGCCGGCGTGAGCGGCCTGAGCCTGCAGGCCAACGCGGCACAGGAAAAGACGATTCAAGGGTTCGACGATACGGATACCACGCTCCGGAATGATGCGGTGTGGCGGCCCGTGTCCGAACGAAAGATACGCGTCGGCATCGCCGGCTATGGAGTCTGCAAGTTCGGGGCGCATTTCGGTTTCCAGGACCATCCCAACGTAGAGGTGGCGGCGGTCACCGACTTGATCCCCGAACGATGCCAAGGCTTGGCGAAGGCATGCCGCTGTGAAAGGACCTACCCGAGCCTTGAGGAGATGGTGAAAGACGATTCCCTGGAAGCGATTTTCGTCGCCACCGACGCGCCCAGCCATGCACAACACTGCATCGATGCTCTTGAGCACGGGAAGCATGTCTGTACCGCGGTACCCGCCGTGTTCGGGTCGCTCGAAGAGGCCGACCGTGTCTTCGAGGCGGTGAAGAGATCCGGACTCAAGTACATGATGTTTGAGACGTCGGCCTTTCACGGCGAGTGCTATGCCATGCGTGCCCTCTATAATGCGGGCGAGTTTGGAAAGATGGTCTATTCGGAGGGCGAGTACTATCACTATATGGCCACGCCCATCGACTCCTACAAGGGATGGCGTGTCGGCCTGCCGCCCCAGTTTTACCCGACTCACTCCAACGCCTACTACACGTGCGTGACCGGAGGAAGCTTTACGGAAGTGTCGTGCATGGGCATTCCCAGTGCCATCCCGCACCTTCAGAAAGAGAACAATGCATTCGGGAACCCCTTCGGCACTGAAATCGCCCTGATGCGCACCAGCGAAGGAGGTATGGCCCGTATGGCCGTAAGTTGGGACACCCCCGGCAACGGGGGCGAAATGGGCCGCGTCCGCGGAGAAAAAGGTTCGATGGATGGCATAGCCATCTCCCCGGAGCGGAAGGTGGCTGGCCTGAACCTGGCGAAACCGCCGCTACCGCCGTCCGTCGACCCCGGCGGCCACGGTGGTTCCCATGGCTATCTTATGAACGAGTTCGTCACGGCGATCCTCCAGGACCGCACCCCGCTGGTGAACGTCGCCTGGGCGCTCAACATGTCGGTGGCGGGGGTGGTCTCCCACCAGTCCGCGCTCAAAGATGGTGAGTTGCTCAAGATCCCCCAATACACAGTCTGA
- a CDS encoding L-rhamnose mutarotase: MMRVAYMLRIREGMEEEYVEAHRNVWPDLIQHLQDVGFHNYSIFKRGLDLFVYVEVEDFERSLEALVTHPLYEKWAEKMEPIMERHPACREGEMFPILTEVFHVE; the protein is encoded by the coding sequence ATGATGAGAGTCGCCTACATGTTGAGGATTCGAGAGGGGATGGAGGAAGAGTACGTGGAGGCCCACCGGAATGTCTGGCCGGACCTGATCCAACACCTGCAGGACGTGGGTTTTCACAACTATTCGATCTTCAAGCGGGGGCTCGACCTCTTTGTCTACGTGGAAGTTGAGGATTTCGAGCGATCGCTGGAAGCCTTGGTCACCCACCCACTTTATGAAAAATGGGCCGAAAAAATGGAGCCCATCATGGAAAGGCATCCGGCCTGCCGCGAAGGCGAGATGTTTCCCATTCTGACCGAGGTGTTTCACGTCGAGTGA
- a CDS encoding sugar phosphate isomerase/epimerase yields the protein MRIGGCTFAFGPRSLEEAASVLADFGFQTIDLGVCSNENAQVDPLVAAGDPDGSADQVLRALEPWGFELNECFVLDFGDTVNHPDPEIRARTRRLFPGLVRFASKVGCRSIMLIPGVVHAELGRQQSFQLSAKELRALVGIANDAGLDLNIEACEPSVVEDPQDALRICREVPGLGLTLDYSHFVDPGHSQAEVEPLHAYARNFHIRQAAPGKRVETVEEGTIDFGRIFELLKSSAYNGVVAVEYVDCDETTACGVDVMAETPKMKREVERLLQM from the coding sequence ATGAGAATTGGCGGCTGCACATTTGCTTTTGGTCCCCGCAGTCTGGAAGAGGCCGCTTCCGTACTTGCCGACTTTGGATTCCAGACCATCGATTTGGGCGTCTGCAGCAACGAGAATGCCCAAGTCGATCCCCTCGTGGCTGCCGGCGACCCGGATGGCTCTGCCGATCAGGTATTGCGCGCATTGGAACCGTGGGGATTTGAACTGAACGAATGCTTCGTCCTGGACTTTGGAGATACGGTCAATCATCCCGACCCCGAGATCCGGGCCAGGACACGGCGTCTTTTCCCGGGCCTGGTCCGGTTTGCCAGCAAAGTCGGGTGTAGAAGCATCATGTTGATTCCGGGAGTAGTACACGCTGAACTGGGCCGGCAGCAGTCCTTCCAGTTGTCTGCGAAGGAGTTGAGGGCATTGGTGGGAATCGCCAATGACGCCGGGCTGGATCTCAATATCGAAGCTTGCGAGCCGTCGGTGGTTGAAGATCCTCAGGACGCTCTCCGGATCTGCCGGGAAGTGCCTGGGCTCGGGCTCACTCTGGACTATTCGCACTTTGTCGACCCCGGGCATTCCCAAGCCGAAGTCGAGCCGTTGCATGCCTACGCCAGAAACTTCCACATTCGCCAGGCAGCTCCGGGCAAACGGGTCGAGACGGTCGAAGAGGGGACGATCGACTTCGGGAGGATATTCGAATTGCTGAAGTCTTCCGCCTACAACGGAGTCGTCGCGGTCGAATACGTCGATTGCGATGAAACGACGGCATGCGGCGTAGACGTCATGGCCGAGACCCCCAAGATGAAACGGGAGGTCGAGAGACTTCTTCAAATGTAG
- a CDS encoding PSD1 and planctomycete cytochrome C domain-containing protein, whose product MLAANLAFLMGLGVLLGASPPGHEPPAAVREILESKCLSCHDESTRMSGFSIESLESILQGGARHGAAVEPGRPEDSPLVHLLRGRLTPRMPFDSSVSLPESDIAAIEAWIRELKPDSEAGHGRDFWAFKKPVRPTIPAVQARDWARNEIDHFILKRLENKELSPSPEAQRSVLIRRLYFNLIGLPPPYEEVEKFVADPSPTAYEDLVDRLLADPRYGERWARHWLDLARYADTNGYEGDRDFPHAWRYRDYVIDAFNHDKPYDRFVKEQIAGDEFFKVTSAAGYPPPAEPEQAVALTFLRLAPFTEPRGEESRDLLLSEMATTVSTVFLGLTMGCAKCHDHKYDPIPARDFYRMKAFFAAVRIPRAKIEVGGPLPAEFYRPGDKARFDARRAQHENRLKDLKAQSESFNQPLLERLKAVKLRESSKLEDQPGREPVVTLRDLKKAINNEADNTVGFEKQEELFSPAEKEKFNRYTSDILALERAVERLEPMAMSLTNFDGPPYAPSVPTIYVLNRGQHDQPGEPVEPGFPSAVTGHSEPATIEIDRYKKHPSRGRRMALASWIASSENPLTARVMVNRLWQFNFGRGIVETASNFGMNGRLPTHPELLDWLALRFVEEKWSIKAIQRLILTSSTFRQSSLRGNLMAEEIDPENRLLWRFDRRRLEAEVLRDTILEVSGHLNGERGGPPVFPPLPDGLAQQLSAETRGAARWDTSHGADAWKRSVYVYQRRSQPLPFLEVFDSPPLTLPCERRETSVTPLQALTMYDSGFVNTEAEAIAERIARESSAENGGHVRRAFQLAFGRNPDPDELNEAQRFVSTRESGREALVALCRVLLNSNELLYVD is encoded by the coding sequence GTGCTCGCAGCAAACCTGGCCTTTCTGATGGGGCTTGGCGTCCTCTTGGGCGCGTCACCTCCCGGTCACGAACCTCCCGCAGCAGTTCGGGAAATCCTGGAGTCCAAGTGTCTTTCCTGCCATGACGAATCGACCAGAATGAGCGGCTTCTCCATCGAGAGCCTGGAGTCGATTCTGCAGGGAGGCGCCCGGCATGGAGCCGCCGTCGAACCGGGCCGGCCCGAGGACAGCCCGCTCGTCCACCTCCTGCGGGGCCGACTGACACCGCGGATGCCCTTCGACTCGTCGGTGTCGCTGCCCGAGAGTGACATTGCGGCGATTGAAGCCTGGATCCGGGAACTGAAGCCGGACAGTGAAGCCGGTCACGGGCGCGACTTCTGGGCCTTCAAGAAGCCCGTCCGACCCACGATCCCGGCCGTCCAGGCGAGAGACTGGGCGAGGAACGAGATCGACCACTTCATTCTCAAGAGGCTCGAGAACAAGGAGTTGTCTCCCTCACCCGAGGCCCAACGCAGTGTTCTCATTCGCCGACTCTATTTCAACCTGATCGGACTGCCGCCTCCGTACGAAGAGGTCGAAAAGTTTGTCGCTGATCCCTCTCCCACCGCCTACGAGGATCTGGTCGACCGTCTGCTGGCCGATCCGCGCTACGGTGAACGCTGGGCCCGTCACTGGCTGGACCTGGCTCGCTATGCGGACACCAACGGCTACGAAGGGGATCGGGATTTTCCGCATGCCTGGCGTTACCGGGACTACGTGATCGACGCTTTCAACCATGACAAACCTTACGACCGGTTCGTCAAGGAACAGATCGCGGGCGACGAGTTCTTCAAAGTCACTTCCGCGGCGGGTTATCCGCCGCCGGCAGAACCGGAGCAGGCGGTCGCACTCACCTTTCTTCGACTGGCCCCTTTTACGGAGCCGCGCGGAGAGGAATCCCGCGACCTGTTGCTGAGCGAAATGGCGACCACCGTCAGCACCGTCTTCCTGGGTCTGACCATGGGTTGCGCCAAATGTCACGACCACAAGTACGACCCGATCCCGGCCCGGGACTTCTACCGGATGAAGGCCTTCTTCGCGGCGGTCAGGATTCCGAGGGCCAAGATCGAGGTCGGCGGACCGCTTCCCGCCGAGTTTTACCGCCCCGGAGACAAGGCGCGATTCGACGCGCGCCGGGCTCAGCACGAAAACCGGCTGAAGGATTTGAAGGCGCAATCGGAAAGCTTCAATCAGCCCCTTTTGGAACGGCTGAAAGCCGTCAAGCTCCGTGAATCTTCGAAACTGGAAGACCAGCCGGGCCGTGAGCCCGTCGTGACGCTCCGCGATCTGAAGAAAGCCATCAACAACGAAGCGGACAATACGGTTGGGTTTGAGAAGCAGGAGGAGTTGTTCTCGCCGGCGGAGAAGGAAAAGTTCAATCGGTACACCTCCGATATCCTGGCTCTCGAAAGGGCTGTCGAGCGGCTTGAGCCGATGGCCATGTCCCTGACCAACTTCGACGGCCCCCCGTACGCACCCAGCGTTCCCACCATCTACGTCCTCAACCGGGGACAGCATGACCAACCGGGAGAACCGGTCGAGCCGGGATTTCCCAGTGCCGTCACGGGTCACTCCGAACCCGCAACCATTGAAATCGATCGTTACAAGAAACATCCGAGCCGGGGCCGCCGCATGGCTCTGGCGAGCTGGATCGCCAGTTCGGAGAATCCGCTGACGGCGCGCGTCATGGTCAACCGTCTCTGGCAGTTCAACTTCGGCCGCGGCATAGTGGAAACGGCAAGCAACTTTGGGATGAACGGCAGGCTTCCGACTCATCCCGAGTTGCTGGATTGGCTGGCCCTTCGTTTCGTCGAGGAAAAATGGAGCATCAAGGCCATCCAAAGGTTGATCCTGACTTCGAGCACCTTCCGTCAGTCATCCTTGCGGGGTAACCTGATGGCTGAAGAAATCGACCCCGAAAACAGGTTGCTATGGCGTTTTGACCGGCGCCGACTGGAAGCCGAAGTCCTTCGAGACACGATATTGGAGGTGAGCGGACACCTGAATGGAGAAAGAGGCGGCCCGCCGGTCTTTCCGCCGCTGCCGGACGGGTTGGCCCAGCAGCTTTCGGCCGAAACCCGCGGGGCGGCCCGCTGGGACACATCCCACGGGGCTGATGCATGGAAACGGAGCGTTTACGTTTACCAGCGACGCTCACAGCCGCTGCCTTTCCTGGAAGTTTTCGACTCGCCTCCCCTGACGCTTCCGTGCGAACGCCGGGAAACGTCGGTCACCCCGTTGCAGGCTCTGACCATGTACGATAGTGGTTTCGTGAATACGGAAGCCGAAGCCATCGCCGAACGAATTGCCAGAGAGAGCAGCGCTGAAAACGGCGGACATGTCCGGAGAGCGTTCCAACTGGCGTTCGGACGCAATCCGGACCCGGATGAACTCAACGAGGCTCAAAGATTCGTCAGCACCCGGGAATCCGGCCGGGAGGCCTTGGTGGCCCTGTGCCGGGTTCTCTTGAACAGTAACGAGTTACTCTATGTCGACTAG
- a CDS encoding DUF1501 domain-containing protein: MKKRAEVPQFSANQWSGQCSGFGPNAHSRREFLSRSYNGIGALALAGILAERLGASPTLQSPLAARAPHFPRKAKHCIFLFMSGGVSQMDTFDYKPALKEYAGRRVPKMTGFSGEIDGFLNTPHQVIPSPWEFKRAGKSGHHISTLFPHLSECVDDLAFIFGIEVDNNNHGPATLHVNTGSQFPGDPSVGAWITYGLGSSNQNLPGYVVIQDPRGAPINGAAVRGSGYLPASYQGTLFRSVGTPILDLKPPVRISRRQQREEFDLLTWLNRRHQAGRPAAAELEARINAYELAFRMQAEAPEVVDLSKESEVTKKMYGLDNPLTEAFGRQCLLAKRLVQKGVRYSLVVHGVENGKSSWDDHGNIKGRLPRHCIEVDQPVAALLKDLKREGLLEETLVVWASEMGRTSFINDLYGDKPGRDHNQYGLCMWLAGGDVKGGSRVGETDDFGIGQIGQPIHMRDVHATILNLLGLHDERLTYLHDGRFRRLTDIGGKVLDTIIA, from the coding sequence GTGAAGAAAAGAGCAGAAGTTCCGCAGTTTTCCGCGAATCAATGGAGTGGCCAGTGTTCCGGTTTCGGTCCCAATGCCCACTCTCGCCGGGAATTCCTGTCCCGTTCCTACAACGGGATCGGAGCCCTCGCCCTGGCCGGGATTCTCGCCGAGCGGTTGGGTGCGTCACCGACGCTGCAAAGTCCGCTCGCCGCCCGTGCACCGCACTTTCCCCGCAAGGCAAAGCACTGCATTTTCCTCTTCATGTCCGGAGGCGTGAGCCAGATGGACACCTTCGACTACAAGCCGGCACTGAAGGAATACGCGGGACGGCGGGTTCCCAAAATGACCGGCTTCAGCGGTGAAATCGACGGATTTCTGAATACGCCCCACCAGGTCATTCCCAGCCCCTGGGAATTCAAGAGGGCCGGTAAGTCGGGACACCATATTTCCACCCTGTTTCCGCACCTCAGCGAATGTGTCGACGACCTGGCATTCATTTTCGGCATCGAGGTGGATAACAACAATCACGGACCGGCCACGCTCCATGTGAACACCGGCTCGCAGTTTCCGGGCGACCCTTCAGTCGGCGCCTGGATCACCTACGGGTTGGGGAGCTCCAATCAGAATCTTCCCGGCTACGTCGTCATTCAGGACCCGAGGGGAGCTCCCATCAACGGCGCGGCCGTGCGCGGAAGCGGATACTTGCCCGCTTCATATCAAGGGACCCTCTTTCGCTCCGTCGGCACACCCATTCTCGACCTGAAACCGCCGGTAAGGATCAGTCGAAGACAGCAGCGTGAAGAGTTCGACCTGTTGACGTGGCTCAACCGCCGGCATCAGGCCGGCCGGCCGGCCGCCGCGGAGCTGGAGGCCCGCATCAACGCCTATGAACTGGCTTTCCGCATGCAGGCCGAAGCCCCGGAAGTTGTGGATCTGTCCAAGGAATCGGAAGTAACCAAGAAGATGTACGGCCTTGACAATCCGCTTACGGAGGCATTCGGACGTCAATGCCTGCTGGCCAAGCGCCTGGTGCAAAAGGGAGTCCGCTACAGTCTCGTGGTTCACGGAGTCGAGAACGGCAAGAGCAGTTGGGACGACCACGGCAATATCAAGGGCCGGCTTCCACGGCACTGTATCGAGGTGGATCAACCCGTCGCCGCGCTGCTCAAGGACCTGAAGAGGGAGGGACTGCTGGAAGAGACGCTTGTCGTCTGGGCGTCTGAAATGGGGCGCACCTCTTTCATCAACGATCTGTACGGCGACAAGCCCGGCCGGGACCATAATCAGTATGGACTGTGCATGTGGCTGGCCGGCGGAGACGTCAAGGGCGGTTCACGAGTCGGCGAGACGGATGATTTCGGCATCGGCCAAATCGGCCAACCCATTCACATGCGCGACGTCCACGCGACCATCTTGAATCTCCTCGGTCTTCATGACGAACGGCTGACCTACCTCCATGACGGCCGCTTCAGAAGGCTCACCGATATCGGTGGAAAGGTTCTCGACACAATCATCGCCTAG
- the metK gene encoding methionine adenosyltransferase — translation MAPKSRHLFSSESVTEGHPDKIADQISDGVLDAVLTVDPQGRVACETLVTTGLVVIAGEITTTGSLDYPKIAREVIRDVGYTRAKYGFDCETCGVICSVDRQSPDIALGVDTGGAGDQGLMFGYACTETPQLMPLPIMLAHALTRRLSESRRQGTLDWLRPDGKSQVTVEYDGTEPVRVDTVVVSTQHSPDVSYGDLCDGIREHVICSVVPAGLMDGGTTIHINPTGRFVTGGPQGDCGVTGRKIIVDTYGGMGGHGGGAFSGKDPSKVDRSASYMARYIAKNCVAAGLAQRLKVQLAYAIGVAEPVSVAVDAEGTESVAEETIGNLVQEHFRLTPRDIIETLQLRRPIFRRTAAFGHFGREEEGFAWERTDRADALRQAAGL, via the coding sequence ATGGCGCCAAAGAGTCGACACCTGTTTAGCTCGGAATCGGTCACCGAAGGGCATCCGGACAAGATCGCGGACCAGATTTCCGATGGCGTTCTCGACGCGGTCCTGACGGTAGACCCTCAGGGACGCGTGGCCTGCGAGACCCTGGTGACGACCGGCCTGGTGGTCATCGCCGGAGAGATCACGACCACAGGCTCTCTGGACTATCCCAAGATCGCTCGGGAAGTCATCCGGGACGTGGGATATACGCGCGCCAAGTACGGGTTCGACTGCGAGACCTGCGGTGTGATCTGCTCCGTGGACCGGCAGTCGCCCGATATCGCCTTGGGAGTGGACACCGGGGGAGCCGGCGACCAGGGTCTGATGTTTGGCTACGCCTGCACCGAGACCCCTCAGTTGATGCCGCTGCCCATCATGCTGGCCCACGCCCTCACCCGCCGTCTGTCCGAGTCCCGGCGTCAGGGAACGCTGGACTGGCTGCGTCCCGACGGAAAGTCGCAGGTGACGGTGGAATACGACGGGACGGAACCGGTCCGTGTCGACACCGTCGTGGTCTCGACGCAGCACAGCCCCGACGTCTCCTACGGGGATCTGTGCGACGGCATACGGGAACACGTCATCTGCTCAGTTGTCCCTGCCGGACTCATGGACGGCGGAACGACCATCCACATCAATCCGACGGGGCGGTTCGTGACGGGCGGTCCCCAGGGTGACTGCGGCGTGACGGGCCGGAAGATCATCGTCGACACCTACGGTGGCATGGGAGGGCACGGAGGGGGCGCTTTCTCGGGGAAGGACCCGTCCAAGGTCGACCGTTCCGCCTCCTACATGGCCCGTTACATCGCCAAGAATTGTGTCGCCGCGGGACTTGCCCAACGCTTGAAGGTTCAACTGGCCTATGCCATCGGCGTGGCCGAACCGGTTTCCGTCGCCGTGGACGCGGAAGGGACCGAATCCGTGGCCGAGGAGACCATCGGAAACCTGGTTCAGGAGCACTTCCGTCTGACCCCCAGGGACATCATCGAGACCCTGCAGCTCAGGCGTCCCATCTTCCGGCGGACGGCCGCCTTCGGGCACTTCGGCCGGGAGGAGGAGGGCTTCGCCTGGGAACGGACCGACCGGGCCGACGCCCTGCGACAAGCCGCCGGACTCTAA
- a CDS encoding XdhC family protein: protein MRESAELAGAIEEILESGRGAVLATVIEITGSAYRRQGAKLVIGSDGDFRGMISGGCLEPEVARAASRVFKTGQAATEVFDLTEDAIWGLRLGCGGVVRVLLEPIGRDPVWKRWLSALSNGERAVRAVICDPDPEPGSLGRWLLLAPGEPPAGPLAEEALGREVLPAARRILGRPLPQSRVYASGNTRVFLDVNRPPLELVVFGAGMDAVPVVRLALSLGFSVNVVDPRPSLNRPERFPGARTTISHPTEFPEKVAMPAGSYALIMNHQLDRDGAGIRYALESGALYVGVLGPRPRFQKLMDELTDEGFRPRRDALDRIHNPVGLDIGAEGPDQIAVSILAEILAVHNGFGGGFLAARSGGIHEVSPAP, encoded by the coding sequence GTGAGAGAGTCTGCCGAACTGGCCGGAGCCATCGAGGAAATCCTGGAAAGCGGCCGCGGCGCCGTCCTGGCGACCGTCATCGAGATCACCGGCTCGGCGTACCGCCGGCAGGGGGCCAAGCTCGTCATCGGCTCCGACGGCGACTTCCGGGGCATGATCTCGGGAGGATGCCTCGAACCGGAAGTCGCCCGGGCGGCAAGCCGGGTCTTCAAGACGGGACAAGCCGCGACGGAGGTGTTCGACCTCACCGAGGACGCCATCTGGGGACTGCGTTTAGGTTGCGGAGGAGTGGTTCGGGTCCTGTTGGAGCCCATCGGACGGGATCCGGTCTGGAAACGTTGGCTGAGCGCCCTGAGCAACGGCGAAAGGGCGGTTCGGGCCGTCATCTGCGATCCGGACCCGGAACCCGGGTCCCTGGGGCGTTGGCTTCTTTTGGCTCCCGGAGAGCCGCCGGCGGGTCCCCTGGCCGAGGAAGCGTTGGGCCGGGAAGTGCTCCCGGCAGCCCGCAGGATCCTGGGGCGGCCGCTCCCCCAGTCCCGGGTCTACGCCTCGGGAAATACCCGAGTCTTTCTGGACGTCAATCGCCCCCCCTTGGAGCTGGTCGTCTTCGGGGCCGGCATGGACGCGGTGCCGGTGGTCCGGTTGGCGCTGAGTCTGGGCTTTTCCGTGAACGTCGTCGATCCCCGGCCCTCCTTGAACCGGCCGGAGCGCTTCCCGGGTGCGCGGACCACCATCTCCCATCCCACGGAATTCCCGGAGAAGGTGGCGATGCCCGCCGGCAGCTACGCCCTGATCATGAACCACCAGTTGGACCGGGACGGCGCCGGGATCCGCTACGCCTTGGAGAGCGGGGCTCTCTACGTGGGTGTGTTGGGACCTCGACCGCGGTTCCAGAAGCTCATGGACGAGCTGACCGACGAGGGTTTTCGCCCCCGCAGGGATGCCTTGGATCGGATTCACAACCCGGTGGGGCTGGACATCGGAGCCGAGGGCCCGGACCAGATCGCCGTCAGCATCCTGGCGGAGATCCTGGCCGTCCACAACGGCTTCGGCGGCGGTTTCCTGGCGGCGCGATCCGGGGGGATCCACGAAGTGTCCCCTGCGCCGTAA
- a CDS encoding rhomboid family intramembrane serine protease: protein MRFGPGYHVTIGPTMTPMVKYLVIGCGLVFLYQWAAGPSLLHIFGLIPIAVLANLYIWQLGTYLFLHADFWHLFWNMFTLWMFGRELERYWGSRQFLRFFLITGIGAGLLSVVADPWGTVPTIGASGSVYGILMAYGMMFPNRRIYLYFLLPVKVKYFVAGIGLIAFLSALGSPGSTIAHVAHLGGMIFAFLYLKRWLSLGAVRQAYHRWRLKRIRSRFRVMDEERRNRKDDYWIQ from the coding sequence GTGCGGTTTGGTCCCGGGTACCATGTGACGATCGGTCCCACCATGACCCCCATGGTCAAGTACCTGGTCATCGGCTGCGGACTCGTCTTTCTCTACCAGTGGGCCGCCGGTCCGAGCCTCTTGCACATCTTCGGGCTGATTCCCATAGCGGTCCTGGCAAATCTCTACATCTGGCAACTGGGAACGTACCTCTTTCTCCACGCCGACTTCTGGCACCTGTTCTGGAACATGTTCACGCTCTGGATGTTCGGGCGCGAGCTGGAACGGTACTGGGGCAGCCGGCAGTTCCTGCGCTTCTTCCTGATCACCGGAATCGGAGCAGGCCTGCTGTCGGTCGTGGCGGACCCGTGGGGAACGGTCCCCACCATCGGAGCCAGCGGGTCGGTCTACGGGATCCTGATGGCCTACGGCATGATGTTTCCCAATCGCCGGATCTATCTCTACTTCCTTTTGCCGGTCAAGGTGAAGTACTTCGTGGCCGGCATAGGACTCATCGCCTTCCTGTCGGCCCTCGGTTCGCCTGGCAGCACCATCGCCCACGTCGCCCACCTGGGCGGCATGATCTTCGCCTTTCTCTACCTGAAGCGCTGGCTCTCGCTCGGAGCCGTACGCCAGGCATACCATCGGTGGCGGCTGAAACGCATACGCAGCCGATTCCGGGTGATGGACGAGGAGAGGCGGAACCGGAAAGACGATTACTGGATCCAGTGA
- a CDS encoding carbon monoxide dehydrogenase subunit G, with protein MQLSGTHRLALSRLRVWQLLNDPQVLARATPGVKTLVPDGEDRFRAELELALGPIRGVFGGNVEVRDKKEPSDLTLRVQGNGTVGGIRAEGKLRLEEDGQETVVHYQGNALVAGTLAAVGSRLFSGMARKLAAEFFENLQREGRE; from the coding sequence ATGCAGCTATCGGGAACCCACCGACTGGCCTTATCCCGTCTCCGAGTCTGGCAGCTATTGAACGATCCCCAGGTGTTGGCCCGGGCCACTCCCGGCGTCAAGACTCTGGTGCCGGACGGGGAAGACCGTTTCAGAGCGGAGTTGGAGTTGGCCCTGGGTCCGATTCGCGGCGTCTTCGGCGGAAACGTGGAAGTTCGCGACAAGAAGGAGCCTTCGGACCTGACCCTGCGGGTCCAGGGAAACGGCACCGTGGGCGGAATCCGGGCCGAGGGAAAGCTGAGGCTGGAAGAGGACGGCCAGGAGACGGTGGTCCACTACCAGGGGAATGCCCTGGTGGCCGGGACCCTGGCGGCCGTCGGCAGCCGTCTCTTTTCCGGAATGGCCCGGAAGCTGGCGGCGGAATTTTTCGAAAATCTTCAACGGGAGGGGCGCGAGTGA